The DNA sequence ACCCCAGAAGAAGCCGCCAAAGACGCCATACAACATGATGTGCATATCATTGGGGCATCCTCTCTTGCCGCTGGCCACTTGACCCTTGTACCAGCCTTAAAAGAGCAGCTTTCTGAAGCAGGACGAGACGATATTATGATTATTACAGGAGGTGTCATTCCGCCTCAGGATTTTGCTTCATTGCATCAAATGGGCGCAGATGCAATCTTCCCTCCTGGGACAGTCATTACTGATGCTGCAATAGAGTTGCTGAGTAAGATTATGGATCGGCCAGTTTTATCGTAAGCAGTCTCTGTAGACGTTTGCTTTCTAGTTGCTGATAAGCCCTAAGGTATTGATCGCCTTGTTTAGGGCTTTCATTGTACGATCTGACACACGTTTGGCACAGGCCGCATAGTAAGGTGTGTTGGTCACAATATCTGAAAAGTGATTATGAATTCTAAGTGTCTTTTCTTGTCTCAATTCAGTATAGAGTAGCGAGCCCCTAATTGTCTCATAACCATATAATCTAAATGGCCAGATGTGATTGATCGCAGCAGGCGAAAGGTAGAAAGTTTACTTCTTTCGATGCCATTTCTATCAACATGATGATCTATGATTTCACCATATGATGTTTTAAATTGAGCAATTCCATTGAGGGGTTTTGCCGCGAAAAGAGCAGGCAAGCACTGAGGAGCATTAATATATATTTATAAATATTCATACCCTAAATTCTAGTCTAACAGTGTTAAAATTTCGGTATAAAAGGTTGGAATAAGTATTTATCGCTGAATATTAGCCCACTCATAATATTTAATCAATTCCCCCGTTTTCTCAAGGGTATCTGAAGCGAGTTCCAAAAATAAAGGAGCAATTTCAGCCGTTGTTGGGAGCGAGGAAGGATCCTCACCTGGAACGGCTTTTGCCCTCATCATTGTTCTGATGGGACCAGGATCAATCAGGTTTGCCTTAATTTTTGAGGCTTTCGTTTCTGCCGCATACGTTAATACTAATTCTTCTAATGCAGCTTTAGATACAGCGTAGCCACCCCAATATGGTTTGTGTTTATGAGCTGCTCCAGAACTTACAAAAATTGCTCTACCAGCATCAGATTGCTTCAAAAGTGGATCCATTGATCGAAGAAGACGCCAATTAGCTGTGAGATTGATGTTAAGAATATCCCCCCATTCTTTTACATCCATATGTGTGATAGGCGTGATAGCGCCCAAAATGCCTGCATTACCAACGAGAATATCTAATTTTCCCCATCGTTCATAAATCAGGGCACCTAAGCGATCTAAAGCATCCCCATCTTGAAGATCAAGAGGGGCGATCGTACAAGAGCCCCCTATCGCTTGAATTGTATCATCTAATTCTTCAAGGGCTCCTTGAGAGCGTGCTCTTGCAACAGCGATTACATGCGCCCCTTCTTTCGCATAAAGCTCTGCTACTGCACGGCCGATACCTCTGGAGGCCCCTGTAATAAGGGCGAGTTTACCTTTTAGAGAGTGTTCTGACATCTCGTCACTCCGATCTTATGCTTGGGAAAGGATTACTTTTTAGAAGCAATTAACTCTAATTGTTGTTTGCCTTCTTCAACTTCTGTTTGGTCAGTGAGGAAAGTAGGATAGTCACCGGTAAAACAGGCATCACAAAAAGCAGGGCATTTATTATTGCGACCCTCTTTTTGATCAACGGCTCTATAGAGGCCATCAATTGTTAAGAAAGTAAGACTATCAGCTTTGATATATTCGCGCATCGCTTCCACATCGCTCATACGGGCCGCTAATAGTTTATCACGGTCCGGTGTATCAACGCCGTAGAAACAACTGTGGGCAGTAGGAGGAGAAGCAATACACATATGGACTTCTTTAGCACCAGCCTCACGCATTAAATTCACAATTTTCAAAGAGGTTGTGCCTCGAACGATACTATCGTCTACCATGACAACCTTCTTACCTTTGATCATATTTTTATTTGGGTTAAGCTTTAATTTCACCCCAAGGTGTCTAATTTGATCGCTCGGTTCAATGAATGTTCGCCCAACATAGTGATTTCGAATGATTCCAAGTTCAAAGGGAACGTTAGCCTCTTGAGCATAGCCAATAGCCGCAGGGGTCCCACTGTCTGGTACTGGAATGACGACATCACATTCTATCCCAGATTCGCGCGCCAGTTCAGCACCAATCCTTTTTCTAACTTCATACACATTCATGCCGTCAACATTACTATCAGGACGGGCAAAATAGACATGTTCAAAGATACAAGGGCGAGAGCTTGCTTCGGGGAAAGGTTTATCGCTTCTCAAGCCCTCTTTGGTAATAGTTACGACTTCACCTGGCTCGATATCGCGGATATACTCTGCTCCGATAATATCCAAAGCACAGGTCTCTGAACAAAGTATATAGGCATCGTCTAATCGTCCTAGGACCAACGGCCTTACTCCCAGTGGATCTCTTACACCAATCATACCGTCTTTTGTCAGTGATACAAAAGAGTAGGCGCCTTCAATTTGACGAAGAGCATCAACAAAGCGATCCATAAGCGTTCTATAATGACTTGTGGCGATTAAATGAATAATGACTTCAGTGTCAGAGGTTGACTGAAAGATTGATCCGCGCCTGATGAGAGCACGTTTAAGGTGAGCCGCATTGGTAAGGTTTCCATTATGAGCAACAGCAAAGCCCCCTGATGCAAATTCTGCAAAGAGAGGTTGGCAGTTTCTGAGGACAGTGTCACCCGTTGTAGAATAGCGGACATGGCCGATGGCACAATCCCCAGGGAGGCTACCAATGGTTTCTTGATCAGTAAAATTATCAGAGACCAAGCCTAAGATGCGGCGTGTATGGAATTCAACATTATCGTAGGTGGTGATTCCTGCGGCTTCTTGTCCTCTATGCTGTAAAGCGTGTAATCCAAGGGCTGTGTGAGCTGAGGCGTCTGACGACCCAAAAATTCCAAAAACACCACATTCTTCACGAAGTTTATCATCGTCAAAGGGGTTAGTAGACAGCATCTCTAGCGACATATTTTTCTACCCTATATATCAATCTGATGTCTGTGCATCAGATAACTGGAACCATGGGGGCACGTATAGCCATTATTTGATTTTTTGACTAGCGTAAAATGATACAAAACCGTCAAAAATTACTTCAAAACAAGTATCCTATTGATCTTTCTTCTTTTTCTCAGCTTCTTTTGTTGCTTCTTCTACAAGCTCTTCCATCGATTTTCTGGCCTGTTCTTTATATTTTGCCGCCTCTTTCTCTAATTTTTCATTCAAATAGCTGGAAGGGACACTATCTTTGACTTTTTGCAGATACTCGCTGCCAGTCTGTTTAGTATCTTTACCAAGAATATCATCTACAAAACCCTCAACCATATTAGCGCTCCATGCAATGAGTGGTTTAGTTTGAGAGTTGCTCATCCAAGCTGGTTGATCTGTACCTGGATAGAATTTTGAGAAGGCAAGATACATAATTGAAACAACAACAATCCCTCTTAGAAGGCCAAATAAAGCACCAAGGGATCGATCCAGAAATCCGAGTGGGCCTGACTTAATCATATTTCCAATGAATTCAGCAAGTTGCTTCAAAATAAATAGAGAAAGGAAGAAAAGGACTACCAAAGTTATTAGATCGGCTAATTCATCTGGTTGAATATATTGTTTAGCGAAATCACTCGTGAGAGCAAAGCCGAAAACAGTCACAAAAAGTGCCCCGGCCCAAGCAGCAAAACTTAAGGCAACTGTTGTGAAGCCACGGCTAAAAGCCATAACGAGTGATAAGCCGATGATGACTAAAACACCAATATCGAATGCAGTTAATGCTTGAATGTCCATGCCCAAATTTCCCCTGTTAGGTTGCCCAGTCTTAGTCTATCAGCTTGGCATAAATCGGTCTACAATTTCTGCAAGGCGACTAACAATGTCTTGTGTTATATTTTGTTTTCCCGTTTTTCTTGCTTTAGGCATCAATGCTCTTACAAAACCCAATTTTTCAGCTTCCTTCAGTCTCGCGTCTGCTTGGGACACGGCTCTGACGTCCCCAGAAAGGCTTACTTCTCCGAAAACGACGGTTTCTGGGGGAAGGGGCACTTCTGCCAGTGAACTGATCAGGGCAGTAGCAACCG is a window from the Temperatibacter marinus genome containing:
- the purF gene encoding amidophosphoribosyltransferase: MLSTNPFDDDKLREECGVFGIFGSSDASAHTALGLHALQHRGQEAAGITTYDNVEFHTRRILGLVSDNFTDQETIGSLPGDCAIGHVRYSTTGDTVLRNCQPLFAEFASGGFAVAHNGNLTNAAHLKRALIRRGSIFQSTSDTEVIIHLIATSHYRTLMDRFVDALRQIEGAYSFVSLTKDGMIGVRDPLGVRPLVLGRLDDAYILCSETCALDIIGAEYIRDIEPGEVVTITKEGLRSDKPFPEASSRPCIFEHVYFARPDSNVDGMNVYEVRKRIGAELARESGIECDVVIPVPDSGTPAAIGYAQEANVPFELGIIRNHYVGRTFIEPSDQIRHLGVKLKLNPNKNMIKGKKVVMVDDSIVRGTTSLKIVNLMREAGAKEVHMCIASPPTAHSCFYGVDTPDRDKLLAARMSDVEAMREYIKADSLTFLTIDGLYRAVDQKEGRNNKCPAFCDACFTGDYPTFLTDQTEVEEGKQQLELIASKK
- a CDS encoding CvpA family protein — translated: MDIQALTAFDIGVLVIIGLSLVMAFSRGFTTVALSFAAWAGALFVTVFGFALTSDFAKQYIQPDELADLITLVVLFFLSLFILKQLAEFIGNMIKSGPLGFLDRSLGALFGLLRGIVVVSIMYLAFSKFYPGTDQPAWMSNSQTKPLIAWSANMVEGFVDDILGKDTKQTGSEYLQKVKDSVPSSYLNEKLEKEAAKYKEQARKSMEELVEEATKEAEKKKKDQ
- a CDS encoding SDR family NAD(P)-dependent oxidoreductase, which codes for MSEHSLKGKLALITGASRGIGRAVAELYAKEGAHVIAVARARSQGALEELDDTIQAIGGSCTIAPLDLQDGDALDRLGALIYERWGKLDILVGNAGILGAITPITHMDVKEWGDILNINLTANWRLLRSMDPLLKQSDAGRAIFVSSGAAHKHKPYWGGYAVSKAALEELVLTYAAETKASKIKANLIDPGPIRTMMRAKAVPGEDPSSLPTTAEIAPLFLELASDTLEKTGELIKYYEWANIQR